The Actinomyces viscosus genome segment ATAATGCCGTAGTAAAGCGGGTTGTACAGCGCCGCCGGAGACACCACGTGACGGATTCCTCCAGGAGTCTCTTGGGTGAAAACCTTGGACACATCGCAGATCGACTGCGGCGCATCCGGATGGAAGGCATTGCACACGAAATCCTGCGCGTCACGATACATCTCAGGAATAGCGACTTCCCGCGTCCCGAGGATCTCATGGTTGACGACCTGGCCGCGAACGGTGGCGACCGCCTTCCACATGTGAGCCGGCTCGTCGGCGGCAGCCATCGCCGGCACATAGAACGCCCAAGCCGACATCAGGACGAACAGGGATCCGAAGGCCAGCCAGAACACCTGACCAGGGGCGAGCCGCTCAGCCGTGGCCAGCCAACGCGTCAGACGACCATGCGGCACCCTCCCCTCGGTGGCGGAGCGGAGGTCGGCCATCTCGACCACGGATCCAGAGGAGACGCACTCCTGCTCGACCGAGGAATTTACCTTCAACTCGGTTTCGACGCCGCTGCCGCCGTCGGACTGGGAGGCCTCCTCATCAAACGTCTTGGAGTCGACGGTATTGCCTGCGGCATGACTCGTGTCGATCGCGGCACTAGTCTCAGGGGCCGCCGCGGCGTCAAGGTGCTTCATGCACGCCACCTTACGATGCGGTAGGCCAGATTCCGCATTCCTGTTCGGTTATTCACACGCACCGCGTGGCAAAGGGGAACTCGCGCGCAGCCGCGAGGAGAAATGGGCCCTAGAGACCCGAGCAGCCTCGCGCCGGCCGCGCACCCGCATCTCGGATGCCGTCCGGAGGAAGAGGCGACGCTCCTCGTTGAAGCACATCCCTCCAGCCCGCGCAAGGAGGAGTCAGGGCCCGAGCGGCGTCGATAGGCGACCGGGGGACCGCAGGTCGGGAAATAGACCACGAGTTCAACACTATGAGGCCTGTTCGCGGGGTCGGCCGTAGGTGATCCTGCCCGTGGTGGGTGCAGGGGGCGCCGCGTTCGCGGGGGTGGCGGAGGTGCCGGGTCCATGCCCTGAAGGCTCGAACCGGGGCCTCGCTCCCGAGCGCAACACTCACGACGGGACTCGGCGGCCTCGAACCACACGGAGGACCCACGTCATGCCGCTGTCGTGTCCACAGAAATGACATCAGGACCTCAACACCTGGATTCGAGTTGACGGATCGGCGTAATTCCAACGATTTACCAGTGCCGCACCCGCCATGACCGCTTCAATGTCATTTCTGTGGACACCAGGGCCCGCACACGCATCGCAACTCAAGAAAGGTGGCGGAGACTGCTATGAATAATCCTCCGTATTTTAGTCACAAGACTGAAGAAAAGGCACAGGACAATTATCTACCATGGACAGGGCGGATCCGATCGTCATGTGCATGCCCAGGTACTTGTAGGCCCCCAAGCGCCCGCCGAGGAAGACGCCTTCCTCCCTGGCGACGAGATCGCGGTAGGCCAGGAGCATCTCACGGTCCTGTGGGGCGTCAACCGGGTAGTAGGGCTCATCGCCCTCGCCGGCGAGGCGCGAGTACTCCTTCATGATGACGGTTCGATCCCAGGGGTAGTCGCACTCAGGGTGGAAGCACCGGGGCTCGATGATGCGCGTGTAGGCGACATCGGCATCCGGGCGGTTCATGACGCCCGTCCCCGGAGAGTCGCCGGTCTGGGTACTCGACCC includes the following:
- a CDS encoding UDP-galactopyranose mutase, whose amino-acid sequence is MPINQFFSAACSPDEARALIARQAGELAGSPMIEVRLSTDSFDASQACHRDALRGRVPVVCTGPVDRYLDYSRGRCPGARSTWGSSTQTGDSPGTGVMNRPDADVAYTRIIEPRCFHPECDYPWDRTVIMKEYSRLAGEGDEPYYPVDAPQDREMLLAYRDLVAREEGVFLGGRLGAYKYLGMHMTIGSALSMVDNCPVPFLQSCD